The following nucleotide sequence is from uncultured Methanobrevibacter sp..
TCTACCGTTAAATGCGGCATCATCAAGGCTTCCATCTGCATTGGTTAATCCACCAACCATTATTGCCGCACCTTGTCCTCCAGTGTTGTTAACAAAATTACAATTTTTAACAATTAGGTCATCGTGACTTATTCCGAGACATGCGGAATATTCCTCGGTTCCTGTACAATTGATAAAATTACAATTTTCTACAATTTCTGGACTGGTAATGTGGTCATTTCCAGAATCTGAGAAGTTCGCATGTATATAAACTGCAAACCATTTGGATTCAACACCAATGAAATTTGTATTGTTAATTATAGATGGAACAGTTCTACTACCCCATCTTGATTCATCAGCAATACATATAGCTCCACCGTGGTTTGTGGATGAAGTATTAACAAAGTTACAATGGTCCATCTTGATTCCGAATGCAGCTATCAACTGACCATGTCCGTCGTCAAACTCATTGTATTGGCCTTGTGCAACATTTGGATTGTAAATATGATGCACATTTGTAAAATTTACATTTGTGATAGGATATTGTCTATTAGATCCTTGATCACCAATAAAACATAGTCCCTGTACACTACTTTGTAAATTATTAAATGCAGAATTTGATATACTTCCTGATCTACCAGCAAACCAAAACATGGAATTGGTGAAATTCAGATTTTCGAATATACAATTGTTTATTGGAATATCATTTATTGTAAATACGTATCCTCCACCAGTAAATTTTGCCATTGTGGGATCGCCGATATAGCTTCCACCAACAACTCTAACATTGCTTAAACTATTAGGCCAACCCCAGCCGCCCCAACCAGCGGTTCCGGTATAAGTTCCACCATGTAAGTAGACAGTACCTCCGCCTTCGTTGGATGCATCACGGATAGCTTCTAGAACTTGTTGTGCTGTACCACCGGATAGATGTTTGTCACCACGAAGTATTTCTTCATTGTCACTAGCTCGCAATAATTGCGCTTTGTCATTCAAAGTTAAACAATCATTACTTTCAATTTCGTCTATATCTTGTTCATCGTCCTCCAGGTCCAGTGAGGGACTTGATGTATCATCAATCGAATTTAATTCACTCTCATCTAAATTGTCATCAACTGAATCTATTAGTTCATCGTTTGAATTAGCCTCAACTGAATCCAATTTAACGTCGTTTAAATCTTCATCAATTGAATTTACATCTGAAACAGATAGGGTTGTAAGTTCATCCGTGTTTGTATCGTATGTTAATTCACTTGCACTTACAAATGAAATTGAAAATATTATTAAAAACAGTATTAAAGTGAAAAATAAATCTCGCTTTAAACGCATAATTTTCCTCATTTTAAAACAATTTTTATTTTGTTTAACTTTAATTAATGAAAACTTTTGCCTTTTAATAATATTAAAATAAGAAAAACATATGAAACCGCTACATAAGTAGCAATTATATTATTAATATTTTTATAATATAAATTTTTATATTTAAATTTAAAAATAATAATTTTATATATAAATGTTAATAAGTTTGTTTTATGGAAATGGGATGAAAATTCTATAAAAATTTTTATTTTTTTTATTATCAATTTTGAAAAAAAGTTAGTTTGGGATGAATTTTTTATAGATCAATTTTTGAAAAATTGTTTATTTTATTAGGTTGAGGTATTATTTTTTAAAATTAGTCAAATTGTGAAAATAAGAGTATGTAAAATTTTTAAAAATAGATTATGAATAATAAAATAAAATAGCTATCTACAACCCATAAACCAATTAAATTGATAATTGATAAAAAGATAGCTAAATTATTTTATTTAATTTAAGTCACTTCGCCCAATTCAATATTTTTTAATGGACCTGATATTAAATTAAGCGAAAATTTTTCACTAGGTTTTTTCCTAGAACTGAATCCGAAGATTAAGACTATTGGTTAAAAGCCTTTGATATTGTTCTAAATCTATTTAGAGCAATATCTGATTCCAATTTTTTCAGTATTTAATACTATTATTAACAAAATTTTCATCAACATACATGCCCTAATCATATTTGCTATAATCCAAACATATATGCAATTTATACTTATATTAATTAACCTAATATATACTTTACCATATTCAGTTTTATTTTTATCTAACAAATGTTTTGTTTTGTTCAATATTTCAAGTACTTTATTCAAAAAATAGTTAACTGTTTTAAGAATATTGAATTATATTCATTATATGTTCCTATTATCATATAATTCTTAAAAAAAACTATTCCTTAGCTAATTCTGCACCTATTTCAAATGCATTTTTCAAATCCCTTTCAAATTCCTTTTCCTTTTCTTTGATTTCTTCTTCAGTCTTTTTCTTGCTTGTCATTCCTTTGTATGATTCATAAACCTTAACTTCTCCATTTAACATTTTAAACAAATCTTCTGTTGATTTGAGATTAGGGCGAACATTTTTTTCAAAATGATTTTTTGGGGAGATTACACTATAAAAGATGCCTACATTTACTTTTCCTTTGTAATAGTAATTTCTATCATATGAAACAATACAATATATGAGTCTTTCAACTAAAGCCCTATAATGGCTTGTGGGTTCATTGAAGAATATTTGAGAACCTATTAAAAGAGTGTCTGCATTAAGAATCTTTTCAATTATTGGGGATAAGTCATCTTTCCAGTAACATTTGAAGCTTTCCTTATTTTTCTTTTTACAAATTGAACAGATCATGCAACCTCTCATATCTATTTTGTACAAATCAAAGTATTCAACTTCGCTGCCGACGGATTCGGCACCTTCTCCTGCAGATTTCAAAAGCTTTCCTATTTCCTGTTTTATTTTAGGGTCTGCATTAATTACAATGGTTTTCATATTTCCACCTTTTTTTAAAATTATCCTTTGAGTTTTTAGACTTAATTAATTATTTATCATTTAATTATTTATCTTAAAACTATATAATTTATTATCAAAATTATAGAAAGTAAATTAAAAAAATAAGTTATTTTTAATAACGAAGTTTTATAAATAACGAAATCCATATTATTAGTATAAAGAATAGGGGGTAAAATATGAAAGGAATTATTGGGGCAATTGCCGGAGATATAATCGGATCAACACATGAGTTTAAGCCAATTAAGACTAAGGAATTTTCTCTTTTTAATAAAAAATCTTCATTTACAGATGATACTATCATGACTCTTGCTGTAGCTAAATGGCTACTCAAAGATAATAATTCAAAGGAGGAATTGGTTAGGCAACTGCAAGACTTTGGAAACAGATATCCTAAAGGAGGATACGGCAGAATGTTTAACAATTGGCTTAAGACTGAAAATCCGGAGCCTTATAATAGTTGGGGAAATGGTTCCGCAATGAGGGTTTCTCCGGTTGCATGGGTTGGAGACTCATTAGATGAAGTTCAAAGATTAGCAAGGATTTCCGCTGAAGTAACCCATAATCATCCGGAAGGAATTAAGGGGGCATTGGCTACTGCTGATGCTATCTATTTGGCAAGACTTGGATCATCTAAAGAGGAAATCAGAGACCATATTGAAATAAGATATGACTATGACTTAAACAGAACAGTTGATGAAATCAGACCATACTATAAGTTTGATGTTTCTTGTCAAGGTTCTGTTCCTGAATCAATCATTTGCTTTTTGGAAGCTGAAGATTATGAGGACACCATTAGAAACTGCATTTCCTTAGGTGGAGATGCTGATACCATGGCAGCTATTGCAGGAGGAATTGCATCTGCATACTGGGAAGTTCCAAATGATATCCACTCTAAAACAATTAATAGATTATCTGATGATCTTTTAGATGTTTTAATTGAATTTGAGAATAAGTTTGTATAATTTCAAATTCTTTTTATAATTTTTCTCTTTTCTCTTTTCTCTTTCTTTTTCATTTTTTATTTTTATTTCTATTCATTTTCAAATGGAATCTTAACAAATAAAATGGGGATAATATGAGTGTTGAAAGGTTTATAGATGCACAAAAAGAAGATTATGATATGGCTTTTAGGGAAATCATCAATGGTAAGAAAAGAAATCATTATATGTGGTATATATTTCCTCAAATCAAGGGCTTAGGGAGAAGCTCTACAGCTAAATATTATGGTATTGATGACTTGGAAGAGGCAAGGGAAATATATGGAAAATGAATATTTGGCAAACAATCTTATTGGCATATCCAATGAATTATTGAAATTGGAAACCAATGATCCTGTAGAGATATTCGGTCATACAGATAGCAAAAAATTAAGAAGTTCCATGACATTATTTGAATTGGTCAGTGACAATGATGTATTCTCTTTAGTGCTGGAAAAATATTTTGATGGAAAAAGAGACCAAATTACTCTTGATTTAGTGAAATAATTGATTTTTTAGTTTTTTAGATATTTTTATTTTTTTAATAATTTCATTAATTTTTTAAAATTTTTTTATCTTTTTAATATTTTTAGATAAATTTAATTATAATTTTATTCAAATATATTCATAATATTATTGAACTTAAATTCAATAAAAAACATTTCGTATAAACAAATAATAAATAACATGCATCTAATTTTAAAAGGTGGTAATCATGCAAAGAAGAACATTATCACGTTTTGATGAGATTATAAAAATCTTTAGGAAATACGATTTTGATAAGGTTTTAGGTCAAACTACTCGTAATAAGATTAGTCCATTTAGAAGTGATGCTGATAATAAGGAGTTATTGAAGGATGACTTTCCAGAAAGATTGCGATTAATGCTTCAAGAGCTTGGAACAACATTCATTAAATTTGGTCAATTGCTTGCTTCAAGGCCAGATTTGGTTGGTGAAAGAATAAGTGAAGAGCTTTCACAGCTGCATGATGATAATCCTCCAGTAAGTTATGAAGAGATTAAGGAAATGATTGAAACCCAACTTGGAGGAAATATAGGAGAACTCTTTGCTGAATTTTCAAAAAAACCACTTGCAACAGCTTCTATTGCTCAAGTCCATGAGGCTAAATTGCCTACAGGTGAAAGAGTGGCTGTAAAGGTTCAAAAACCTAATGTTGCTGAGATTGTAGAAACTGATTTAAGCATAATGAAATTCATTGCCAATGAATCCGATAGATTCAACACAAGCCTCAAGCATCTAAATCTTCCAGCTGTTCTTCATGAATTTGATAAGTCAATTCATAAGGAAATGGATTTTGACAATGAATTAATGAATATCAAACATTTGAATGATAATTTCATTTATAATGATAAGATAATTGTTCCCACCACATATCCAGATTACTCTACTGAAAAAGTTTTAACAATGGAATATGTGGACGGTATCAAATTATCTGAAGTCATTGCGGGAAATGATCCAAAATACAATAAGATACTTATTGCAGACAGAATAGTCCGTTCCTATTTCCAACAGCTATTCCTTGATGGATTTTTCCATGCAGACCCTCATCCAGGTAATATCTTTGTAACTAAGGACAATGCGATATGTTATATTGATTTTGGAATGATGGGATCTCTTGATGAGGATTTCAGGCAAGATTTGGCTGAATTGATGATTTATTTCTCAGACCGTAATATTGATGGCTTGATAAATCAGCTAATTCGTATGGATATTTTAAATGAGAAAACAGACATCAACATTTTAAAAAGCGACCTTAATGATTTATTTGCAAAGTATTATGGTGTAGAGCTCAGTCGTTTCAACGGTATTATTGAGGACTTGCTCTTCTTAATGCAGAAATTTGATGTAAGATTGCCAAATGAGTTTGTCTTAATGGCTAGAGGATTGTCAATGGTCGAAAATACAGGTTTGAGATTAGACCCAGATATTGATGTTGTAGCTCTTCTTAAGCCATTTGCTCGCAAGTTGATGGTTCAAAGATACAATCCTCTAAAAATGGCAAGCAATGCAAAAAACAGCTTTTTTGCCTTTGAACATGTCCTTAGGGCATTGCCAAGTCTTATTTCAAAAACAATATATAAGATAGAAGAAGGGGAAGTGACTGTAAATATCGAAGTAAAGCATATTAGTGAAATAGCAAACCAGCTTTCTCTTGCTATTATTATTGCTGCACTTTTAATCGGTTCTTCACTTGTAATGCTGATTGATGTAGGGCCTAGATTCTATGAAATGCCAGTACTTGGTTTTGTAGGGTTTACAATAAGTTTAGCACTTGGTGTATTCACTGTCTTAAGGTATTTCATTGAGTTTTAGACAAACTTTTAGAAAAAGTTTGATCAAAACTTTTTCTTTTTTTATTTAGTTATTCTTCTATTTTTCATTTTCTTTTTTTATTTCTAGACTCTTTATTTTTTTCGATTTTAGATAAGTTTATTATTAATTTTAATCTAATAGTTTAATAGATAATTATATCGAAAAATAGATTAATTTTATTTAATTAATCAAAGGATGTATTAAATGAATCTTAAAATAAAAAACTTTTCTAAAATTAATGGAACCGTTAAAGCTCCTTCTTCTAAAAGTTATAGCCATAGGGCAGTTATTCTTGCATCACTTGCTGAAGGTAAATCAAAGCTATTTGATGTATTGTACTCTGAAGATGTCTTATCAACCATAAGGGCATGTGAAGCTCTTGGCGCTAAAATTGATAGAAAGAAAGAAATTATCCTTAAAGGAGATAAAAGTCAAACTGTTGACTATTTGGATGTTTATGGAACTGGCGGTAAATTACATAATATTAACGAAAATCCTTCTGAGGACATGATTGATCTTGCTAACTCAGGAACTACACTTAGGATTATGACAAGTGTAGCGGCATTATCTGATAATGAAGTCATATTCACTGGGGATGATTCTCTTAAGGCAAGACCTATGGGTGCATTGATTGATGCATTGGAAGGATTAGGTGTAAAGATAGAATCATTAAATGATAATAATAAGGCACCTCTTAAGATTTATCCCGGGTATATTGGTGGAGAAACAGATATATTGGGAAGCATAAGTTCTCAATTCATATCCTCTATTCTTATCTCAGCCCCATTATCTGAAAAAGGAGTGGAGCTTGAAGTTTATCCGGAATTCGTATCAAAGCCTTATGTTGATATGACAATATCTATATTAGAAAAATTTGGAATAACTATTGATGAAGATAATTATCAATTCCATGAAACCTGCAAGAAGGAGCATACTGATTGCTTAGGAGTTAAATTTAATGTAAAGCCTCAAAAATACATTGCCAGCGATTATATTGTTGAAGGGGATTATTCCTCTGCTTCCTATTTGCTTGCAGCTACAGCTATTGCAGGAGGTTATGTTAGAGTTGAAAATCTATTCGGCGATTCCAAACAAGGAGATAAATTCATCTTAGATATTTTAGAGGAAATGGGTGCAAATGTAACTCAATTTGATGATTATGCTTCACTTAGATCTGATGGAAATCTTAAGGGAATTGATGTAAACTTATCAAATGCACCGGATTTATTGCTTACTGTAGCGGTTCTCGGCGCAGTTGCAGAAGGAAAGACTACAATCACTGGTGTAAAGCATGGAAGATTAAAGGAAACTGACAGGATTGACACTACATGCAGAGAGCTTGAAAAATTAGGATGCAAACTTGAAGAGTTTGAGGATGGAATGACTATTTATGGCCAAACTATTGGTGATGGAATTGTCGAATCCCATAATGACCATAGATTGGCTATGGCATTTTCTTTGCTTGGATTGAAACATGATGTTGAAGTTGAGAATGGTGAATGCTTCGATGTATCCTTCCCTAATTTCATTGAGCTTATGGGTGAAATTGGCATTGAAATGGAATTAAAATAATTGAAATCTTTATGAGAATCAATATTGGAGATTATAATATGAATGATGAAGAAAGAATAAGAGAAATCTTTAAAAGATTGAATGAAATTTACACTATCCGTACTTTCCATGACCATGACCCTTATAAAGTTTTGATTAGAACTATCCTATCTCAAAGGACAAGGGATGAAAATACAGATCAAGCTGCAAATGCATTGTTTGATGTTTATCCTGATATTTATGCAGTTGCTGATGCTCCAGTGGACCATGTGCAGGAATTGATTAGGCCTGCAGGATTCTATAGGGTAAAGGCAGCCCGTATATTGGAAGTTTCAAGAATATTGATTGATCAATATGGCGGTGAAGTTCCAAGGGAAATGGATGAAATGCTTAAGCTTCCAGGTGTAGGTAGAAAAACAGCTAATTGTGTAATTGTATTTGCATTCCGGGATGCAGCTATTCCTGTAGACACTCATGTTCACAGAATCTCTAATAGGTGGGGAATTGCTGATACAAAGGAACCTGAAGAGACTGAAATTGTCTTAATGGAAAAGGTCCCTAAGGAGCTTTGGGTGGATTTAAATGATTTGATGGTTCAGTTTGGTCAGACCATTTGCAGACCGATTGGTCCTCAATGTGATAAATGTCCACTTACAGACCTTTGTGAATATGATGTAAGTAAATTAGAATAAATATTTTTTTATTTTAACTTTTTTTTACTTATTTTTAAACTTATCATTTTTTATTTCTAATTTTAAACTAACTTTGTCTGACTTGTTTTATCAAGTGCAATTATAGGGCTGTCACCAACCACTTTTTTATCTTGAATCATCAATCCATCTAATTCAAGAAGTATTTTTTTAGATTCAAGTCCTTCTGCAACACCACCGAATCCTCCAATGGTTCTGTCTGATTTAACTGTTCTGTGGCATGGTATGATTATAGGGTATGGGTTTTTTGAGAGTGCGGTGCCTACTGACCTGTATGCCTTTGGACTGCCTGCTGCCTTTGCAAGATCCTTATATGTGTTTATGGTTCCTTTTTCTGTCTTGAATTCCTCTTCCAACACTTTTCTTTGGAATGGTGTACATTTATCTAAATTAAGATATTCAAGGGAAAATTTAGGGTTTTTCTCATGGAAATAGTTATTCAATTCTTTAATTACATTATTCAATTGCTTTGATTTTTTGTTTATAGCCAATGGTTCCTCTTGTTCATATTTTTCTTCAGTTATTTTTGATGAGCT
It contains:
- a CDS encoding flavodoxin family protein; this translates as MKTIVINADPKIKQEIGKLLKSAGEGAESVGSEVEYFDLYKIDMRGCMICSICKKKNKESFKCYWKDDLSPIIEKILNADTLLIGSQIFFNEPTSHYRALVERLIYCIVSYDRNYYYKGKVNVGIFYSVISPKNHFEKNVRPNLKSTEDLFKMLNGEVKVYESYKGMTSKKKTEEEIKEKEKEFERDLKNAFEIGAELAKE
- a CDS encoding AarF/ABC1/UbiB kinase family protein; amino-acid sequence: MQRRTLSRFDEIIKIFRKYDFDKVLGQTTRNKISPFRSDADNKELLKDDFPERLRLMLQELGTTFIKFGQLLASRPDLVGERISEELSQLHDDNPPVSYEEIKEMIETQLGGNIGELFAEFSKKPLATASIAQVHEAKLPTGERVAVKVQKPNVAEIVETDLSIMKFIANESDRFNTSLKHLNLPAVLHEFDKSIHKEMDFDNELMNIKHLNDNFIYNDKIIVPTTYPDYSTEKVLTMEYVDGIKLSEVIAGNDPKYNKILIADRIVRSYFQQLFLDGFFHADPHPGNIFVTKDNAICYIDFGMMGSLDEDFRQDLAELMIYFSDRNIDGLINQLIRMDILNEKTDINILKSDLNDLFAKYYGVELSRFNGIIEDLLFLMQKFDVRLPNEFVLMARGLSMVENTGLRLDPDIDVVALLKPFARKLMVQRYNPLKMASNAKNSFFAFEHVLRALPSLISKTIYKIEEGEVTVNIEVKHISEIANQLSLAIIIAALLIGSSLVMLIDVGPRFYEMPVLGFVGFTISLALGVFTVLRYFIEF
- a CDS encoding DUF1810 family protein, which produces MENEYLANNLIGISNELLKLETNDPVEIFGHTDSKKLRSSMTLFELVSDNDVFSLVLEKYFDGKRDQITLDLVK
- the nth gene encoding endonuclease III → MNDEERIREIFKRLNEIYTIRTFHDHDPYKVLIRTILSQRTRDENTDQAANALFDVYPDIYAVADAPVDHVQELIRPAGFYRVKAARILEVSRILIDQYGGEVPREMDEMLKLPGVGRKTANCVIVFAFRDAAIPVDTHVHRISNRWGIADTKEPEETEIVLMEKVPKELWVDLNDLMVQFGQTICRPIGPQCDKCPLTDLCEYDVSKLE
- the aroA gene encoding 3-phosphoshikimate 1-carboxyvinyltransferase, whose product is MNLKIKNFSKINGTVKAPSSKSYSHRAVILASLAEGKSKLFDVLYSEDVLSTIRACEALGAKIDRKKEIILKGDKSQTVDYLDVYGTGGKLHNINENPSEDMIDLANSGTTLRIMTSVAALSDNEVIFTGDDSLKARPMGALIDALEGLGVKIESLNDNNKAPLKIYPGYIGGETDILGSISSQFISSILISAPLSEKGVELEVYPEFVSKPYVDMTISILEKFGITIDEDNYQFHETCKKEHTDCLGVKFNVKPQKYIASDYIVEGDYSSASYLLAATAIAGGYVRVENLFGDSKQGDKFILDILEEMGANVTQFDDYASLRSDGNLKGIDVNLSNAPDLLLTVAVLGAVAEGKTTITGVKHGRLKETDRIDTTCRELEKLGCKLEEFEDGMTIYGQTIGDGIVESHNDHRLAMAFSLLGLKHDVEVENGECFDVSFPNFIELMGEIGIEMELK
- a CDS encoding ADP-ribosylglycohydrolase family protein; its protein translation is MKGIIGAIAGDIIGSTHEFKPIKTKEFSLFNKKSSFTDDTIMTLAVAKWLLKDNNSKEELVRQLQDFGNRYPKGGYGRMFNNWLKTENPEPYNSWGNGSAMRVSPVAWVGDSLDEVQRLARISAEVTHNHPEGIKGALATADAIYLARLGSSKEEIRDHIEIRYDYDLNRTVDEIRPYYKFDVSCQGSVPESIICFLEAEDYEDTIRNCISLGGDADTMAAIAGGIASAYWEVPNDIHSKTINRLSDDLLDVLIEFENKFV
- a CDS encoding DUF1810 family protein, translating into MSVERFIDAQKEDYDMAFREIINGKKRNHYMWYIFPQIKGLGRSSTAKYYGIDDLEEAREIYGK
- a CDS encoding methylated-DNA--[protein]-cysteine S-methyltransferase encodes the protein MTLFKYIINSSPIGEITIIWRKKPKFQIEEIILSRPDKSSSKITEEKYEQEEPLAINKKSKQLNNVIKELNNYFHEKNPKFSLEYLNLDKCTPFQRKVLEEEFKTEKGTINTYKDLAKAAGSPKAYRSVGTALSKNPYPIIIPCHRTVKSDRTIGGFGGVAEGLESKKILLELDGLMIQDKKVVGDSPIIALDKTSQTKLV